A genomic region of Chitinimonas arctica contains the following coding sequences:
- the mtgA gene encoding monofunctional biosynthetic peptidoglycan transglycosylase, producing MTLLRLLGRLLLALILLVLLYQLWILGHVIWWRDHNPSATAFMDQQLSALQDSDPDARLQHEWVPYAKISPHLKRALVAGEDAKFLDHEGFDWEGIQTAWEKNQKKGRISAGGSTISQQLAKNLFLNGKRSYLRKIQEAAITLMLEAILDKRRIFEIYLNVIEWGNGVFGAEAAARHYYQTSAAALGTGQSAKLAAMVPRPRFYDKNRNARGLLRKAAIIQRRMTYADIP from the coding sequence ATGACCCTCCTTCGCCTACTTGGCCGACTCCTGTTGGCACTGATTCTGTTGGTCCTGCTCTACCAGCTGTGGATACTTGGCCATGTGATCTGGTGGCGCGACCACAATCCGTCCGCGACAGCCTTTATGGACCAGCAGCTGAGTGCGCTGCAGGACAGTGACCCGGACGCGCGCCTGCAGCACGAATGGGTGCCCTACGCCAAGATATCGCCCCATCTGAAGCGGGCGCTGGTGGCCGGCGAAGATGCCAAGTTTCTTGATCACGAAGGCTTCGACTGGGAAGGCATACAAACCGCCTGGGAGAAGAACCAGAAAAAAGGCCGTATCTCGGCCGGCGGTTCCACCATCAGCCAGCAGTTGGCGAAAAACCTGTTTCTCAACGGCAAGCGCAGTTACCTGCGCAAAATCCAGGAAGCCGCCATCACCCTGATGCTGGAGGCGATACTGGATAAGCGGCGTATTTTCGAGATCTACCTGAATGTGATCGAGTGGGGCAACGGCGTGTTCGGCGCCGAGGCCGCTGCCCGCCATTACTATCAAACCAGCGCGGCCGCGCTGGGGACCGGACAATCCGCCAAGTTGGCGGCCATGGTGCCGCGGCCGCGCTTTTACGACAAGAATCGCAATGCCCGTGGCTTGTTGCGTAAGGCCGCCATTATCCAGCGGCGTATGACTTACGCCGATATTCCTTGA
- a CDS encoding zf-HC2 domain-containing protein — translation MKCKEATHLVSAGMDRPLNWRERLGLRWHLLVCHYCSDFSRQLGFLRKVARDKKDH, via the coding sequence ATGAAGTGTAAAGAGGCAACGCATCTCGTCTCCGCCGGTATGGATCGTCCGCTGAACTGGCGCGAACGCCTGGGCCTGCGGTGGCATCTGCTTGTTTGCCACTACTGCAGCGACTTCTCGCGGCAACTGGGCTTTCTGCGCAAGGTTGCCCGAGACAAAAAAGACCACTAG
- the hemC gene encoding hydroxymethylbilane synthase has translation MSLPDRLVIATQEFALASWQARHIAARLQARYPGLRIDLLDVSGGSADVAVHAMTDMPMRLPDGFVLAVVTEREDPRDAFVSNRHATLADLPPAAVVGISDPRCEAQIRAAFPHLRVAPLLGDVHTHLAELDDGQYDAIILAAASLKGLGLAERIRTCLSTDECLPAPGQGALGLVIPADRPELAVLLAPLNHAETADCVAAERAMSLRLDASCETPLGGFAEVLDEYFLRMRGFVARPDGSEMLRAESNGSRAAAVGLGRQVADLMLTEGARALLIPKV, from the coding sequence GTGTCCCTTCCCGATCGCCTCGTCATCGCCACGCAAGAATTCGCCCTCGCCTCATGGCAGGCCCGCCATATCGCAGCGAGGCTGCAAGCCCGCTATCCTGGTCTGCGAATCGACCTTCTCGACGTGAGTGGCGGCAGTGCCGATGTGGCGGTGCATGCCATGACGGATATGCCGATGCGCCTGCCGGACGGGTTCGTCCTTGCCGTGGTCACCGAGCGCGAAGATCCGCGCGATGCCTTTGTTTCGAACCGCCACGCCACGCTGGCCGACTTGCCGCCGGCAGCCGTAGTCGGCATTTCCGACCCGCGCTGTGAAGCGCAGATCCGTGCGGCCTTTCCACATCTGCGGGTCGCACCGCTGCTCGGAGATGTACACACCCACCTGGCCGAGCTGGACGACGGCCAATACGATGCCATCATCCTGGCGGCCGCCAGCTTGAAAGGCTTGGGCCTGGCTGAACGTATCCGTACCTGCCTGAGCACGGACGAATGCTTGCCGGCGCCAGGGCAGGGCGCGCTAGGATTGGTGATACCGGCCGACCGTCCTGAACTCGCCGTGCTCCTTGCGCCACTCAATCATGCCGAAACAGCCGATTGCGTGGCAGCCGAGCGGGCCATGAGCTTGCGCCTGGATGCTTCGTGCGAGACGCCGCTGGGCGGCTTTGCCGAAGTGCTCGACGAATATTTTCTGCGCATGCGCGGCTTTGTCGCCCGTCCGGACGGCAGCGAGATGCTGCGGGCCGAATCGAACGGCAGCCGTGCCGCCGCCGTCGGCCTGGGCCGCCAAGTCGCCGATCTAATGCTTACCGAGGGCGCCCGCGCCCTGCTTATCCCCAAAGTGTGA
- a CDS encoding uroporphyrinogen-III C-methyltransferase yields MIRPLANRRFLVTRPENQSDRLAALLQDAGATPLLAPMIAIGEAADPAALDAVLHRLDDFDLAVFVSPTALDQVGQRIRHWPAELAAAVIGPASRERARELGILDVLCPDNRYDSEGLLELPSLQRMEGRRVVLFRGNAGRELLADSLTARGAQVEIVEAYRRLPPTMAREALAAMLAEDCDGVIVTSSEAVQNLFSMSDEALTRKLRGSLFFASHPAIADTARRQGVASVFTTAAGDAGIVASLIECFAGSQASPSASAPATPAPIPASTPKNHPPARPSSAAGRSRPRWTSQLLWALVGAALAIGVASLLQQGRRQDIGGEMDGRLSLLETRLRALSVGEQRDGGRMSQLDTQLAGINHSISELNAQQADLQALYGSIAGDQEETLLADAELTLSLASQQLQLTGNVGAALAALYRLDERLAGHDKPRLMALRRALARDLDALKRVPWIDYVGLSAKIDSLAGNVDKLPLVVDATSAEDAADRGTTQASGLLGEFSRALGALVSIRRIDQPDPVLLAPQQALYLREQVKLRLLNARLALLQRDEVTFRRDLAATEQAMRKHFDTRAKPVIATLATLRELQMAQPAQALPTPVDSLNAARDARRKASREDVK; encoded by the coding sequence ATGATCCGTCCACTCGCCAACCGCCGTTTCCTAGTCACCCGCCCGGAAAACCAATCGGACCGCCTTGCCGCACTATTGCAAGATGCCGGCGCCACGCCGCTATTGGCGCCGATGATCGCGATCGGCGAAGCTGCCGATCCGGCCGCGCTCGATGCGGTACTGCACCGCCTGGACGATTTCGACCTGGCGGTTTTTGTCAGCCCGACCGCGCTTGACCAGGTAGGCCAGCGTATTCGCCACTGGCCGGCGGAACTGGCGGCGGCGGTCATTGGCCCCGCCTCCCGGGAGCGGGCGCGCGAACTGGGCATACTGGACGTGCTCTGCCCCGATAATCGCTACGATAGCGAAGGATTGCTGGAGCTTCCCTCGCTACAGCGGATGGAAGGTCGCCGGGTTGTACTGTTTCGCGGTAATGCCGGCCGGGAACTGCTGGCGGATTCCCTGACGGCGCGCGGCGCCCAGGTGGAAATCGTCGAGGCTTACCGGCGCTTGCCGCCCACCATGGCGCGGGAAGCCTTGGCCGCCATGCTGGCCGAGGATTGCGACGGCGTGATCGTGACCAGCAGCGAGGCGGTCCAGAACCTGTTCTCCATGAGCGACGAAGCGCTGACCCGTAAGTTGCGCGGCAGCCTGTTCTTTGCCAGCCACCCTGCCATTGCCGATACCGCCCGCCGCCAAGGCGTGGCCAGCGTGTTCACCACGGCGGCGGGCGATGCCGGCATCGTCGCCTCCCTGATCGAATGCTTCGCCGGCAGCCAGGCGTCTCCTTCGGCCAGTGCGCCGGCGACTCCCGCACCGATACCGGCATCCACACCGAAAAACCATCCCCCCGCGCGACCGTCATCCGCTGCCGGCCGGAGCAGGCCGCGCTGGACCAGCCAACTATTGTGGGCGTTGGTTGGCGCTGCCTTGGCCATCGGCGTCGCCAGTCTCCTGCAACAAGGCCGGCGCCAAGATATCGGTGGCGAAATGGATGGCCGGCTGAGTTTGCTGGAAACGCGCTTGCGCGCCTTATCCGTCGGCGAGCAACGCGATGGTGGCCGCATGAGCCAGTTGGATACGCAGCTGGCGGGCATCAATCACAGCATTTCCGAACTGAATGCCCAGCAAGCCGATCTGCAAGCCCTGTATGGGTCCATCGCCGGAGACCAGGAGGAAACCCTGCTGGCCGATGCCGAATTGACCCTGTCGCTGGCCAGCCAGCAATTGCAATTGACCGGTAATGTCGGCGCCGCCCTGGCGGCACTGTATCGCCTGGACGAACGCCTCGCCGGCCACGACAAACCGCGCCTGATGGCCTTGCGCCGTGCCTTGGCGCGCGATCTGGACGCCCTCAAGCGGGTGCCGTGGATCGATTATGTCGGCTTGTCCGCCAAGATCGATAGCCTTGCCGGCAACGTCGACAAGTTGCCCCTGGTGGTGGATGCCACCTCGGCCGAGGACGCTGCCGATCGCGGCACGACCCAAGCCAGCGGACTATTGGGCGAGTTCAGCCGTGCGCTGGGCGCCCTGGTCTCCATTCGCCGCATCGATCAGCCCGATCCGGTGCTGCTTGCGCCGCAACAGGCGCTCTATCTGCGCGAACAGGTCAAGCTACGCCTGCTGAATGCCCGTCTTGCGCTGTTGCAACGTGACGAGGTGACGTTCCGGCGTGACCTGGCCGCCACCGAACAAGCCATGCGCAAGCACTTCGATACGCGTGCCAAACCGGTTATCGCAACGCTTGCCACCCTGCGCGAGCTGCAGATGGCGCAGCCGGCCCAAGCCTTGCCGACCCCGGTCGACAGCCTGAACGCGGCCCGGGACGCCCGCCGTAAAGCCAGCCGGGAGGATGTGAAGTGA
- a CDS encoding diguanylate cyclase — protein MSDYLLLPFAIGLLFLLWQNHRQSRALFEYRHRLALHHDDLSLPRSAGAIRDAPPGHGSDLLTGLADKAHCLARGHEAFELARRHKRPLSVLKIGLDDSRLLREQLGHEVGDAVLLRLARLLDITLRLGDLPARLEEAEFAALLLETPRARALEAAERIREAVENAPLTLENGVLVTFTVSIGAAELHDSHVDFSSLLGAADKALGRAWVSGRNRIEADNP, from the coding sequence ATGTCTGACTATCTGCTGCTGCCCTTCGCTATTGGACTGCTGTTCCTGTTGTGGCAAAACCACCGGCAGTCGCGCGCACTGTTCGAGTACAGGCATCGGCTTGCCCTGCATCATGACGATCTTTCCCTGCCCCGTTCCGCCGGTGCGATCCGCGATGCCCCGCCTGGCCATGGCAGCGATTTGCTGACCGGCCTGGCGGATAAGGCGCATTGCCTGGCACGCGGGCACGAGGCGTTTGAATTGGCCAGGCGGCACAAACGGCCGCTGTCCGTGTTGAAGATCGGCCTCGACGATTCCCGGCTATTGCGGGAACAGCTGGGACACGAGGTAGGTGACGCGGTACTGCTGCGTCTTGCCCGCTTGCTGGACATCACGCTGCGGCTGGGCGATCTGCCGGCGCGGCTGGAGGAAGCCGAGTTCGCCGCCCTTTTGCTGGAAACGCCCCGCGCCCGTGCGCTCGAAGCGGCCGAACGCATTCGCGAAGCGGTTGAAAATGCGCCGCTAACCCTGGAAAATGGGGTCTTGGTCACGTTTACCGTCAGTATTGGCGCGGCCGAGCTACACGACAGCCATGTCGATTTTTCCAGTCTGCTGGGCGCTGCCGACAAGGCCTTGGGCCGTGCCTGGGTCAGTGGACGTAACCGTATCGAAGCCGACAACCCTTGA
- a CDS encoding sigma-70 family RNA polymerase sigma factor: MTITDSQLAEYRDYLLRYALFRLRDEAVAEEAVQDTLLAALQAKQGFAAQSSVKTWLTGILKHKLIDAQRKLCRDPFQLDERLGDEGELADFDGLFDKTGHWGSDGPRTWTHPDAALEQRDFWRVYEECAARMPKRTALVFAMRESMSYEIDEICQNLDITATNCSVLLYRARMSLRVCLEKNWFGR, encoded by the coding sequence TTGACCATCACCGACTCGCAATTGGCCGAGTATCGCGACTACCTGCTTCGTTATGCGCTTTTTCGCCTACGCGATGAAGCCGTTGCCGAGGAAGCCGTGCAAGATACGCTGCTGGCCGCCCTGCAGGCCAAACAGGGCTTCGCCGCCCAATCCAGTGTCAAGACCTGGCTCACCGGCATACTCAAGCACAAGTTGATCGATGCGCAGCGCAAGCTGTGCCGCGACCCCTTTCAACTGGACGAGCGTCTGGGGGACGAGGGTGAATTGGCCGATTTCGACGGCCTTTTCGATAAGACCGGCCACTGGGGCAGCGACGGACCGCGCACCTGGACTCATCCGGATGCCGCCTTGGAGCAACGCGATTTCTGGCGGGTCTATGAGGAATGCGCCGCCCGCATGCCTAAGCGTACCGCGCTGGTTTTCGCCATGCGCGAATCCATGTCCTATGAAATCGACGAAATCTGTCAGAACCTCGATATCACCGCGACCAACTGCTCAGTCCTGCTATATCGCGCCCGCATGAGCTTGCGCGTATGCCTGGAAAAGAACTGGTTTGGCCGATAA
- a CDS encoding oxidative damage protection protein, translating to MARTVNCIKLGREAEGLDFPPLPGEMGKKIFESVSKEAWAAWVKHQTMLINENRLSLADSRARQYLAQQMQNYFFGAGADAVQGYVPPQE from the coding sequence ATGGCCAGAACAGTAAATTGCATCAAGCTCGGCCGCGAAGCCGAGGGATTGGACTTCCCGCCCCTGCCCGGCGAGATGGGCAAGAAGATTTTCGAGAGTGTATCCAAGGAAGCCTGGGCCGCCTGGGTGAAACACCAAACCATGCTGATCAACGAAAATCGCCTGAGCCTGGCCGATAGCCGTGCCCGTCAGTATCTGGCGCAGCAGATGCAGAACTACTTCTTCGGCGCGGGTGCCGATGCGGTGCAAGGCTACGTGCCGCCGCAAGAGTAA
- the ppk1 gene encoding polyphosphate kinase 1, protein MTHHPHHPHHPHTTEFFLNRELGLLEFNRRVLAQAEDVSNPLLERLKFLCIVSSNMDEFFEVRVAWLKENIRMHNERPAPDGLSPEAAFHRIAEDAHALVEKQYRILREIILPKLAEEGIAFLRRTSWNDTQRQWVREYFDRELAPVLTPIGLDPAHPFPRLLNKSLNFVVELDGRDAFGRSSGVAIVQAPRIFPRFIKMPSDISGVEHGFVFLSSVLHAHVDVLFPGMEMRGCFQFRVTRDSDLNVDDEDVKDLRAALQGGLSERQFGDGVRLEVAADCPQHIYGFLLEQFGLQEEDLYRVDGPVNLVRFMQVPDQVDRPDLKYQAFMPGVPKALRKQPDLFSAIRHGDILLHHPFESFTPVIDLLQQAARDPQVVAIKMTVYRTSKESALMEALIEAASAGKEVTAVVELMARFDEEANINWAAKLERVGAHVVYGVYGYKTHAKMLLIVRREEGRLKRYAHLGTGNYHQRTAKLYTDFGLMTANEEKCADVNDVFIQLTGMGNPGKLKALWQSPFTMHSAMIAAIDNEAEHARAGRRAVVIAKMNSLLEPALIETLYAASQAGVTIHLIVRGVCTLRPGVKGLSENIKVRSIVGRFLEHTRVFYFFNNGKEDLYLGSADWMGRNFFRRIEIAFPIFDVKSKRRIIREGLRPYLVDNCQAWEMQSDGRYRKKHARGGKLRGAQGMLLAELAAKARD, encoded by the coding sequence ATGACGCATCATCCACACCACCCACATCACCCCCACACCACCGAGTTTTTCCTGAACCGGGAACTCGGCTTGCTGGAATTCAACCGGCGCGTCCTGGCGCAAGCGGAAGACGTCAGCAACCCTTTGCTGGAACGGCTCAAGTTCCTCTGCATCGTGTCGTCCAATATGGACGAATTCTTCGAAGTGCGGGTGGCATGGCTGAAAGAAAATATTCGCATGCACAATGAGCGGCCGGCACCGGACGGCCTCTCGCCCGAAGCGGCTTTTCACCGCATTGCCGAAGATGCCCACGCCTTGGTGGAAAAGCAGTACCGCATCCTGCGCGAAATCATTCTTCCCAAGTTGGCGGAAGAAGGTATCGCCTTTCTACGCCGAACCAGCTGGAACGATACGCAACGCCAATGGGTGCGCGAGTATTTCGACCGTGAGCTGGCACCGGTATTGACGCCGATCGGGCTGGATCCGGCCCATCCTTTCCCGCGGCTGCTGAATAAAAGCCTGAACTTCGTGGTGGAGCTGGACGGGCGGGATGCCTTTGGCCGCAGCTCCGGTGTCGCGATCGTCCAGGCACCACGCATCTTTCCGCGTTTTATCAAGATGCCGTCGGATATTTCCGGGGTCGAGCATGGCTTCGTGTTTCTATCCTCGGTCTTGCACGCCCATGTGGACGTACTGTTCCCCGGCATGGAAATGCGCGGCTGCTTCCAGTTCCGGGTGACGCGCGACTCGGACCTCAATGTGGACGACGAGGACGTAAAGGACTTGCGCGCGGCGCTGCAAGGCGGCTTGAGCGAGCGCCAGTTCGGCGACGGCGTGCGGCTGGAAGTCGCCGCCGATTGCCCGCAGCATATCTATGGCTTTTTGTTGGAGCAGTTCGGCCTGCAGGAAGAGGATCTCTACCGCGTCGACGGTCCGGTCAACCTGGTGCGTTTTATGCAGGTCCCCGACCAGGTCGATCGCCCCGACCTGAAATACCAGGCCTTTATGCCCGGCGTGCCCAAGGCTCTGCGCAAGCAGCCGGACCTGTTCTCCGCCATCCGCCACGGCGATATCCTGCTGCACCATCCATTCGAGAGCTTTACGCCCGTGATCGACCTGTTGCAGCAGGCGGCGCGCGACCCGCAGGTGGTGGCGATCAAGATGACGGTCTACCGCACCTCGAAGGAATCGGCCCTGATGGAGGCGCTGATCGAAGCCGCCTCCGCCGGCAAGGAAGTAACGGCTGTCGTCGAGCTGATGGCGCGCTTCGACGAGGAAGCGAATATCAATTGGGCGGCCAAGCTGGAGCGGGTGGGCGCCCATGTCGTGTACGGTGTCTACGGCTACAAGACGCATGCCAAGATGCTGCTGATCGTGCGGCGCGAAGAAGGCCGGCTCAAGCGCTATGCCCACCTCGGCACCGGCAACTACCACCAGCGCACCGCCAAGCTCTATACCGACTTCGGACTGATGACCGCAAACGAGGAAAAGTGCGCGGACGTCAACGATGTGTTCATCCAGCTCACCGGCATGGGCAATCCCGGCAAACTCAAGGCCTTGTGGCAATCGCCCTTCACCATGCACTCCGCCATGATCGCGGCGATAGACAACGAAGCGGAGCATGCACGCGCAGGCCGGCGGGCGGTGGTGATCGCCAAGATGAACTCCTTGCTGGAGCCGGCGCTGATCGAAACGCTATATGCCGCCAGCCAGGCCGGTGTGACCATTCATCTGATCGTGCGGGGTGTCTGCACCCTGCGTCCCGGCGTCAAGGGCCTGTCGGAGAATATCAAGGTACGCTCCATCGTCGGCCGCTTCCTTGAACATACGCGGGTATTTTATTTCTTCAATAACGGCAAGGAAGATCTCTACCTCGGATCGGCCGACTGGATGGGGCGCAATTTCTTTCGCCGCATCGAGATCGCCTTTCCCATTTTCGACGTAAAGAGCAAACGCCGCATTATCCGCGAGGGTTTGCGTCCTTATCTGGTGGACAACTGCCAGGCATGGGAGATGCAATCCGACGGTCGATATCGCAAGAAGCACGCCCGCGGCGGCAAGCTACGCGGCGCGCAAGGCATGCTGCTGGCTGAACTGGCGGCCAAGGCAAGAGACTAA
- a CDS encoding deoxyguanosinetriphosphate triphosphohydrolase, which produces MPQMNWTQLLSADRLRAPRRPPETGPLIGRSDFHKDHDRIAFSSPFRRLGRKTQVHPMTENDHVHTRLTHSIEVGCVGRSLGIMVGQALAGQLPAYIIPYDIGAIVQAACLAHDIGNPPFGHAGEYAIRDWFRRSSHAYLLQNLSASERRDVQTFEGNAQGFRVVTQLENHRFDGGMRLTFATLGATLKYPWTSEHAGFKEKFSCYQAEKKLLDEVANELGLIAKPEGSWCRHPLSYLMEAADDICYAILDLEDGVEIGMLPFETIAPMLIRLAGIDDDLLALEVAGAPSVRRKMSLLRSKAVDRCVREVAAAFMRHHDTLLAGEYQGDLIAACPDFVRHGIRDAKQLARERIFNNRRKVEIEVGSFTCLDILLEAFCGAAYQLRTEEKLSFRNKRILDLMEYNAPNHERPLYESYMRVLDFIGGMTDNYATYLAQQVGGMAR; this is translated from the coding sequence ATGCCGCAAATGAACTGGACGCAACTGCTTTCCGCCGACCGCCTGCGCGCGCCGCGCCGTCCGCCGGAAACCGGGCCATTGATCGGACGTTCCGATTTCCATAAGGACCACGACCGCATCGCCTTCTCCTCGCCGTTCCGCCGGCTGGGGCGCAAGACCCAGGTGCACCCGATGACCGAGAACGACCACGTGCATACGCGGTTGACCCATTCCATCGAGGTGGGCTGCGTGGGGCGCTCGCTGGGCATCATGGTCGGCCAGGCGCTGGCCGGGCAACTGCCGGCCTATATCATTCCCTATGATATAGGCGCCATCGTGCAGGCCGCCTGCCTGGCCCACGACATCGGCAACCCACCCTTCGGCCATGCCGGTGAATACGCCATTCGCGACTGGTTCCGCCGTTCCTCGCATGCCTATCTATTGCAGAATCTCAGCGCCAGCGAGCGGCGCGATGTGCAGACCTTCGAAGGCAATGCACAGGGTTTTCGCGTGGTCACCCAGCTGGAAAACCATCGCTTCGACGGCGGTATGCGGCTGACTTTCGCCACCCTGGGCGCCACCCTGAAATATCCGTGGACCAGTGAGCACGCCGGCTTCAAGGAAAAATTCAGCTGCTACCAAGCCGAAAAAAAGTTGTTGGACGAGGTTGCGAACGAGCTGGGCCTGATCGCCAAGCCTGAGGGCAGCTGGTGCCGCCACCCCTTGTCCTACCTGATGGAGGCGGCGGACGATATCTGTTACGCCATCCTCGATCTGGAAGACGGTGTGGAAATCGGCATGCTGCCGTTCGAAACCATTGCCCCCATGCTGATTCGACTGGCCGGCATAGACGACGACCTGCTGGCCCTGGAGGTCGCCGGTGCGCCCAGCGTGCGGCGCAAGATGTCGCTGCTGCGCTCCAAGGCGGTGGACCGCTGTGTGCGCGAAGTGGCGGCGGCCTTTATGCGCCACCACGACACCTTGCTGGCGGGCGAATACCAGGGCGACCTGATCGCCGCCTGCCCCGATTTTGTCCGGCACGGCATTCGCGACGCCAAGCAGCTGGCGCGCGAGCGTATTTTCAACAATCGCCGCAAGGTGGAGATCGAAGTGGGTTCCTTCACCTGTCTCGATATCCTGCTGGAAGCATTCTGTGGCGCGGCGTATCAACTGCGGACCGAGGAGAAGCTGAGTTTTCGCAACAAGCGTATTCTCGACTTGATGGAGTACAACGCACCCAATCACGAGCGGCCCTTGTACGAGAGCTATATGCGCGTATTGGATTTTATCGGCGGCATGACCGACAACTACGCCACCTATCTTGCCCAGCAGGTCGGCGGCATGGCGCGTTAA
- a CDS encoding SixA phosphatase family protein — translation MKTNLILWRHAEAEDGEDDLARSLTLRGHKQANKVGEWLRARLPANARIVASEALRARQTAAALYPEHGVDARLNPCMSASDYLTVSGWPDAGGTIVLVGHQPTIGQLAAKLLSGIEADWAAKKGAIWWLQYRLRDGMPQTRLKTMLAPDQL, via the coding sequence ATGAAAACCAATCTGATCCTGTGGCGGCATGCGGAAGCCGAGGACGGCGAGGATGATCTCGCCCGCAGCCTGACCCTGCGTGGCCACAAACAGGCGAACAAGGTCGGCGAATGGCTACGCGCCCGGCTACCCGCCAATGCCCGCATCGTTGCCAGCGAAGCCTTGCGCGCTCGCCAGACCGCCGCCGCGCTCTATCCCGAACACGGGGTGGATGCGCGCCTGAACCCTTGCATGTCGGCAAGCGACTATCTCACCGTTTCGGGCTGGCCCGACGCGGGTGGCACCATCGTTTTGGTCGGTCACCAACCCACCATCGGCCAACTCGCCGCCAAGTTGCTGAGTGGAATCGAAGCGGATTGGGCGGCCAAGAAGGGCGCCATCTGGTGGTTGCAGTACCGGCTACGGGACGGGATGCCGCAAACCCGGCTAAAGACCATGCTAGCGCCGGATCAGCTGTAG
- a CDS encoding heme biosynthesis HemY N-terminal domain-containing protein — protein MRILLWLLTLSAMAVGLALFARYNTGYALLFFPPWRVELSLNAFVLLFSLLVLGGYAAVKLVDWLISMPRNVRRYHSARRTREARRFRREAITALIEGRYHKSVRAICDARAAEDESDMQLIDTLIAARAAHFGRDFEARDKFVEDARKVSGGNSLALDMLEAEMLYEQYRNREALLALQRVYARSPKLTAALKLELKIRQQEVHPARVIELTDMLEKSEALDPSHAARIRNQARLAQLKMGPMDARELERWWNGLKKEERLLPKLAAATAREFIRAGMDERAEAVLVDALEAHWDVAPLELYGELSRLGVKGDAVKRLARAEDWLRHHPNDHQLLMALGRLCRAAALWGKARNYLEASVAVAATPVAHAELGQLLEQLDEGETANEHYRASLGLALDLLEKRAQ, from the coding sequence GTGAGAATCCTGCTGTGGTTGCTCACCCTGTCCGCCATGGCGGTGGGTCTGGCGCTGTTCGCACGCTACAACACCGGCTACGCCCTGCTGTTTTTCCCGCCCTGGCGGGTCGAACTGTCGTTGAACGCCTTTGTTCTGCTGTTCTCGCTGCTGGTGCTGGGCGGCTATGCCGCGGTAAAGCTCGTCGATTGGCTGATCAGCATGCCGCGCAATGTCCGCCGCTATCATTCCGCCCGCCGCACCCGCGAGGCGCGACGTTTTCGGCGTGAAGCCATCACCGCCCTGATTGAAGGCCGCTATCACAAATCGGTCAGAGCGATCTGCGATGCGCGCGCGGCGGAGGACGAAAGCGATATGCAGCTGATCGATACGCTGATCGCGGCGCGGGCGGCGCATTTTGGCCGCGATTTCGAGGCGCGCGACAAGTTCGTCGAAGATGCCCGCAAGGTTTCCGGTGGTAACTCGCTGGCGCTCGATATGCTGGAAGCCGAGATGCTGTACGAGCAATATCGCAATCGCGAAGCCTTGCTGGCACTTCAGCGTGTGTATGCGCGCTCGCCCAAGCTGACGGCGGCCCTCAAGCTGGAACTGAAGATTCGCCAGCAGGAAGTCCATCCGGCCCGCGTGATCGAACTGACCGATATGCTGGAGAAGAGCGAAGCGCTCGACCCCAGCCATGCCGCCCGTATCCGCAACCAGGCGCGCCTGGCGCAGCTGAAGATGGGGCCGATGGATGCCCGCGAGCTGGAACGCTGGTGGAATGGCCTGAAAAAAGAAGAAAGGCTACTTCCCAAGCTGGCCGCCGCCACCGCGCGCGAATTTATCCGGGCGGGCATGGACGAACGCGCCGAGGCGGTGCTGGTCGATGCATTGGAAGCGCATTGGGACGTGGCGCCGCTGGAGTTGTACGGCGAACTGAGCCGGCTAGGCGTAAAAGGCGATGCGGTAAAGCGTCTCGCGCGGGCCGAGGACTGGCTGCGGCATCATCCCAATGACCACCAGCTCTTGATGGCCTTGGGCCGGCTATGCCGGGCCGCCGCCTTGTGGGGCAAGGCGCGCAACTACCTGGAAGCCAGCGTGGCGGTGGCGGCTACGCCGGTGGCGCACGCCGAGCTAGGGCAGTTGCTGGAACAGTTGGACGAAGGCGAAACCGCCAACGAACACTACCGTGCAAGCCTGGGCCTGGCGCTCGATCTATTGGAAAAGCGGGCTCAGTAA